The Sphaerisporangium siamense genome includes the window GGCCGCCAAGCAGTACTCCCAGCTCGACCGCACGCCGTACCAGACCGTCGAGGTGCACGAGCTGCTCGACGCCACGCTGACCATGATGCAGGCGAAGATCCCCGCGGGGGTCCGCACGGTCAAGGAGTACGACCGCACGCTGCCCGAGATCCCGGCCTACGCCGCGGAGCTGAACCAGGTGTGGACCAACCTCATCGACAACGCCCTGGCCGCGATGCACGACGGCGGCGGCGTGCTGACCCTGCGCACCGGCCACGAGGCCGACCGCGTCTTCGTCGAGATCGCCGACACCGGGCCGGGCATTCCCGAGGAGATCCGGCCGCGCATCTTCGAGCCGTTCTTCACCACCAAGCCGGTGGGCGAGGGTACGGGACTCGGACTGGACATCAGCTACCGCATCGTGGTGAACAAGCACCACGGCGACATCCGGGTCGAATCCGCGCCCGGTGACACCCGCTTCCGGGTGATCCTTCCGATCGCGGCCCAGTGAACCCGCCGCGACCTTGATCTATAGGCTTGACGGGCCCCTTTCTAAAAGTAAAGCTTACTAAAAATTAAGCCTCTTACGCCTGCGAGGGACGCCTATGAGCCTCTCCTTACCGTCCCGATCCTCCCAACCGGGCGCCGCGCGCCGGCTCCGGGACGCCACCCGCCGGGCGACCGCCCGGCTCACCGCCGTCCTGACGCTGGCGGCCGGCGCCGGCCTCGTGGCGGTCACGGCGGCGTCCCCGGCGACGGCGGCGTCGATCGGCCGGATCGTGCCCGCCCCGGTCTCCGCCCAGCCCTCCGCCACCGCCTACACCCTGCCGTCCGACGCCCGCGTCCAGACCCAGGCCGGCTCGGCGCAGGCGGCGGGCGTCGGCGCCTACCTGGCCGGCATCCTGCGCCGCTCCACCGGCTACGCCCTGCCGGTGACCCCCGCGCGCGGCGCCCCGTCCTCGGGCATCTCCCTGCTGCTGACCGGCGCGCCGGACACGGCGGGCGAGCAGGGCTACCAGCTCGACGTCACCGCCAAGGCGGTGGTGATCCGGGCGCGCACCCCGAACGGCCTGTTCAACGGCGTGCAGACGCTGCGCCAGCTCCTGCCCGCCGAGATCGAGAGCGCCACCGCGCGCCCCGGCCCCTGGGTGATCCCGGGCGGGCGCGTCGTCGACCACCCCCGGTTCACCTACCGGGGCGCGATGCTCGACGTCGCCCGCCACTTCCACCCGGTGGAGACGGTCAAGCAGTACATCGACAGGATCGCCCTCTACAAGATCAACTACCTGCACCTGCACCTGACCGACGACCAGGGCTGGCGCATCGCCGTGGACGGCTGGCCGCGCCTGGCGACCTACGGCGGCAGCACCCAGGTCGGCGGCGGCCCGGGCGGGTACTACACCAAGGCCGACTACAAGGAGATCGTGGCCTACGCCGCGCAGCGGTTCGTCACGATCGTCCCCGAGGTCGACATCCCCGGCCACACCAACGCCGCGCTCGCCTCCTACGCCGAGCTGAACTGCGACGGCGTCGCCCCGCCGCTCTACACCGGCATCCGTGTCGGGTTCAGCTCCCTGTGCACCTCCAAGGAGGACACCTACACGTTCGTCAAGGACGTCCTCACCGAGCTGGCCGCGATCACCCCCGGCCCGTATCTGCACATCGGCGGCGACGAGGCCCACTCCACCCCGGCCGCCGACTACGCGACGTTCATGAACCGCGTGCAGCCCATGGTGGCGGCCGCCGGCAAGAGCGCCATGGGGTGGCACCAGATGGGCGCGCCCACC containing:
- a CDS encoding family 20 glycosylhydrolase gives rise to the protein MSLSLPSRSSQPGAARRLRDATRRATARLTAVLTLAAGAGLVAVTAASPATAASIGRIVPAPVSAQPSATAYTLPSDARVQTQAGSAQAAGVGAYLAGILRRSTGYALPVTPARGAPSSGISLLLTGAPDTAGEQGYQLDVTAKAVVIRARTPNGLFNGVQTLRQLLPAEIESATARPGPWVIPGGRVVDHPRFTYRGAMLDVARHFHPVETVKQYIDRIALYKINYLHLHLTDDQGWRIAVDGWPRLATYGGSTQVGGGPGGYYTKADYKEIVAYAAQRFVTIVPEVDIPGHTNAALASYAELNCDGVAPPLYTGIRVGFSSLCTSKEDTYTFVKDVLTELAAITPGPYLHIGGDEAHSTPAADYATFMNRVQPMVAAAGKSAMGWHQMGAPTVGDAPGRVLQYWGTTASDATVSGAVARGAKVVMSPANKAYLDMKYDATTPLGLSWAGYVEVKTAYDWNPGAYLAGVPESSVLGVEAPLWTETLLTEDHIEYMAFPRLPAIAELGWSPWSTHDWEGFRARLGAQAPRWTVMGIDFYRSSQVVWSPGTVTHEAEDATVSKGAVRSDHPGYSGSGYVDYPGGKGAYVQWDVAAAEAGWATLRVRYANGGRGDRPLTIEVNGRVVARRLAFPPTGSWSSWRTRTVTVDLPAGTSTVRATAAGHDGGPNVDLLEARF